In Chryseobacterium camelliae, one DNA window encodes the following:
- a CDS encoding C40 family peptidase, whose product MKKRVLFYLVAFVSTVSLQSCVTNYVVSKPATYNKEYKTDAKLVSIDTKKMELDKQRLIDSFLAEKAATIANAKNSIKNSEIAKAIKHNKTIDGILSEAATYIGTPYRYGGMTRNGIDCSAFVLSVFGAAAGLSLPRVAASQAEEGEKIEKENLQKGDLIFFSHGRRISHVGIVESVDENGEVKFIHAATSKGVMISSLNDSYWGPKYRFGKRIINENGEAYNANLAATTPTSNRTNF is encoded by the coding sequence ATGAAGAAAAGAGTTTTGTTTTACTTAGTCGCTTTTGTTTCTACCGTTTCATTACAATCTTGTGTAACTAATTATGTAGTATCAAAACCAGCAACTTACAATAAAGAATACAAAACAGATGCCAAACTTGTCTCTATTGATACTAAGAAAATGGAGCTTGACAAGCAGAGACTCATTGATTCTTTTCTTGCAGAGAAGGCAGCTACTATAGCCAATGCTAAAAATTCCATCAAAAATTCTGAAATTGCCAAAGCAATCAAGCACAATAAAACAATCGACGGTATCCTTTCTGAGGCTGCGACCTATATAGGAACTCCCTACAGATATGGAGGGATGACCAGAAACGGGATCGACTGCTCTGCATTTGTACTTTCCGTATTCGGTGCCGCTGCAGGGTTGAGCTTACCAAGAGTTGCTGCTTCCCAGGCTGAAGAAGGAGAGAAAATTGAAAAAGAGAACCTTCAAAAAGGTGACCTTATTTTCTTTTCGCACGGCAGGAGAATCTCTCACGTAGGAATCGTAGAAAGTGTAGATGAAAATGGTGAAGTGAAGTTTATTCATGCTGCTACATCAAAGGGAGTCATGATTTCGTCGCTGAATGATTCGTATTGGGGTCCAAAATACAGATTCGGGAAAAGAATCATCAATGAAAACGGAGAGGCTTACAATGCTAACCTGGCGGCAACAACGCCAACCTCTAACCGTACTAACTTTTAA